A window of Gossypium raimondii isolate GPD5lz chromosome 7, ASM2569854v1, whole genome shotgun sequence genomic DNA:
ACATTCTTTCTCTAGAGAAGGATCAACTGAAAAGAATAGATACAATTAACAAATCACAAGGATACatgctttatttttatctttgaaACTGTTCACTAAGTTTCAGTAAGCTATAGGTTTCAGCATCTGGCCTAGCCCCTCCAAGAATCATCCTTTTCAAAAGATTAGAATCGTAGATTTTGGCCTTCACGTAAGCCTTGATCAAAGTATTGTACACAAAGGTATACCGAGAATAGTTGGCCCTTTTAAGCTCTACAAAAAACTTCTCAGCATTCTTAACATCACCTATTTCAGCAAAAATTTCTATCATCGAATAGGTGGTCTCCAACCATGGTGTTGAACACCTAACTTTGTTGCTTGTTGTCATATTCATACCTATATCTAGACTCTTCAAGCATTCCTCCACCGATCCTGATTTTAAGCACCCCAGGGCAAGTTGTCGGAAGGTAATAGAATTTGGTTTGCATCCATTCATCCTCATTTCTCTGAAAACCTCAGTTGCTTTGCTGAGAAGTCCATGTTTGCAGTATACggatattattgaattgaactGCTCAGTTGATATCAACCCTTTTACTGACTTCATTTGTAACCAAAGCTCTTCTGCTTGACTTACCTGTCCTATCCTACCATATGCTTCAATTGCCAGAATATAACTTTTAGACCGAACATGGGGGAACTCTAGAACGGTGCCCCAAGTTTTCCCCAGTTCCTTCTCCTTCCCCAAATACCCATACAATATAATTAGGACATCTAGTGTCGACCAGTTATTCCCAGTCATAGTCTCCTCAACGGCCTCAACATATGCTTCAGCTGCTGTGTATAGCCTTGCCACAGCATGTGCGATAGCTAGAATGCAGTAAGAAACCTCATTCGGATCAACTTCTACTTTCTTCATATCATTGAAAACCTTTACTAACCCTTCAATGTTGTGCTCATTAGCCTCTATTTTCATAAGAATATTGTAGGTGGAGACATGTCGAACCACCTTATCCGCCTTCATTTGATTTAGAATTTTCGGGATGGTCTTCCTACGTCCCGGAGATGAATGGAGGATTATCAGACGGTTGAAAACCAAGTATGAGATAGGGTGTCTCAATTCCCTCATTTTCTTCATGTACTCAAGTGAAAGCCTTATAAGGCCTTTATCCAAGCAGGCTATCACAAGATTGTTGTAGAGCAGTTCATTTTGAAACTCCTGAGGGACGCAACTAAATAGTTTTTCGCCTCGTGATATGCCGTGGAGTTTCGTTGTAAATTCCAATAGGTAAGAGTAGTCTAATTCTTTAGGCCGATACGGTCTCTCCCTAATTATCCATTCCATCACCTATTAGAAGCAATCGAATTTTCATTGTTAGATTCCACCTATTCACCATTATCACAAGTACAAATGCAAGGGGTCACACAAATTCCCATCTTGGTTCCAAATCTAACagattttatttacatatacaTCTATGCGTCTGTCTGATAAAGTGCTCAactgatgaaaatgcaatgttttctttatttttctgccaTACATTGTTTCAAATTTCTAGCATAAGAGCACTCAAACAGTCAAACATACACAAAATAACAACTCCACGTTGCAAATTAAGTTGTTCAGCATTTGGATTTCTTAAAGGAAACCCAAAAAAGACCAAAAATGAAACTGAGCTTATTATAAACATCTGACATATATGAGATTAAGCCTCTTAAGTTTCAGGAACGAACGTTTCTTTCTTTTGTAAGCTCTTAGCGATCCGGCAGAAAGTAATTAGtacagataaaaaaaaaaaacccaaaaatattaGACTAGTTTctgaaagagaaaattacctCAAGAGCTCgtttattcaatttaagttTCCTCAACCGATTAATGGCGTGAAAAATATCGCCTCTATGAACGGGAAATCCATCAGCCATCCAGCTTTTAAATGCTAACCCAACAGTTTCCCCTTTAGGGAGTCTCTCAATTCTCAAAGATAAGCATTTGGGTTCTTGTTGTTCTGACTCTGAACTTTGTCTTTCAAGGTTATCAGCTGTTGTAGAAGAAAGAAACTTGAGAGAAGAGGCACTACCAAGTGTTTGATGTATTGCTTGCAAGAACCTACGGTGCCGTAGCAAAACTAGTGTTCGCATGCTTCAGCTCTGTGTTTCTAGCTGAAGGctagaattttattttgtagCTTTGCTAAGTATTGGGCCCTAAATATCATAGCTCAGACCTCAGCTGGCTTCTTTTTCATGGCTTATT
This region includes:
- the LOC105791345 gene encoding pentatricopeptide repeat-containing protein At1g07590, mitochondrial; this translates as MRTLVLLRHRRFLQAIHQTLGSASSLKFLSSTTADNLERQSSESEQQEPKCLSLRIERLPKGETVGLAFKSWMADGFPVHRGDIFHAINRLRKLKLNKRALEVMEWIIRERPYRPKELDYSYLLEFTTKLHGISRGEKLFSCVPQEFQNELLYNNLVIACLDKGLIRLSLEYMKKMRELRHPISYLVFNRLIILHSSPGRRKTIPKILNQMKADKVVRHVSTYNILMKIEANEHNIEGLVKVFNDMKKVEVDPNEVSYCILAIAHAVARLYTAAEAYVEAVEETMTGNNWSTLDVLIILYGYLGKEKELGKTWGTVLEFPHVRSKSYILAIEAYGRIGQVSQAEELWLQMKSVKGLISTEQFNSIISVYCKHGLLSKATEVFREMRMNGCKPNSITFRQLALGCLKSGSVEECLKSLDIGMNMTTSNKVRCSTPWLETTYSMIEIFAEIGDVKNAEKFFVELKRANYSRYTFVYNTLIKAYVKAKIYDSNLLKRMILGGARPDAETYSLLKLSEQFQR